In Streptomyces sp. NBC_00483, a single window of DNA contains:
- a CDS encoding KTSC domain-containing protein, with translation MLHEQVRSSNVRSVGYSPQDQALEVAFHSGAVYRYDGVPTGVHAALMAAASKGGFLAQFVKGRYAYRRVSG, from the coding sequence TTGTTGCACGAGCAGGTTCGCTCCTCGAATGTCCGGTCGGTGGGCTACAGCCCGCAGGATCAGGCGCTCGAAGTCGCCTTTCACAGCGGGGCGGTCTATCGCTACGACGGCGTGCCGACAGGCGTGCACGCGGCCTTGATGGCGGCTGCCAGCAAGGGCGGATTCCTGGCCCAGTTCGTCAAGGGCCGCTACGCCTACCGCCGCGTCTCGGGCTGA
- a CDS encoding AAA family ATPase produces the protein MQICSVSVEGFRCLADVAEVPVLSQTVLTGQNEGGKTALLDALNFLLHGTVLSENDLTYVGDGELQESAEDAAAPHARVPQTVVTGSFSLSADEQIRLKLPEQVRVRRRYRPEAGMFLEIHRRVCQDPQLRDLAEVKLPRLKELAAAHGIDPVGQANARASWEQPLGALAQQMKQVDAWVLAHSEVAAALPTMVYFKGDSVQAPEAVIQSLLNSRLREYTRADEVSKRVSDLEDYLAESLKEDIDSIRRHIAQRCTLPSVELAPQVQVRPALVGVELNVMDSHGRRFPLSSAGTGRSRRISLALWESSNELLGQHDVTQAPESDVLFVYDEPDTHLDYAHQRRIMALLQLQASRPNARVIVATHSLNLIDGVDISSVVHLRTQEGRVRAEVLNDDSADEDVRRHLSTIATTLGFRNSVLLHERFFVAVEGVSETSAFPILFRKHASFPIQSAGICLWAGGSNEGALRFARFLKDHGRDVAFVVDKDSRTNQRRAFRDDKLKEHGFDLEKECFYLGAPNELEDLFTDDDWAETANALWKPNPERGPWQPQEIVELRAGKFSSQLLALLKGGSPEGPQNKEDLMVGIAAHLAADRIPAALSTIFDSLVSRAQNAGPHLW, from the coding sequence GTGCAGATCTGTTCCGTCTCCGTTGAGGGCTTTCGTTGCCTTGCGGACGTCGCCGAAGTTCCGGTTCTTTCCCAGACGGTTCTGACCGGTCAAAACGAGGGCGGGAAGACTGCTCTTCTTGACGCGCTGAACTTCTTGCTGCACGGCACAGTACTGAGCGAGAACGATCTCACCTACGTGGGCGACGGCGAGCTTCAGGAGTCAGCGGAGGATGCAGCTGCCCCGCACGCGCGCGTTCCTCAGACGGTCGTGACAGGCAGCTTCAGCCTCAGCGCCGATGAGCAGATCCGTCTCAAACTGCCCGAGCAGGTACGAGTCCGGCGACGTTACCGGCCAGAAGCGGGCATGTTCTTGGAGATCCATCGCCGTGTCTGCCAAGACCCCCAACTGCGTGACTTGGCGGAGGTGAAGCTTCCGCGGTTGAAGGAACTTGCGGCCGCACACGGGATCGATCCAGTCGGGCAGGCGAACGCCAGGGCCAGCTGGGAGCAGCCGCTTGGAGCGCTGGCCCAGCAGATGAAGCAGGTGGACGCGTGGGTGCTGGCACACTCCGAAGTGGCCGCGGCTCTGCCGACGATGGTGTACTTCAAGGGTGACTCCGTCCAGGCGCCCGAGGCCGTGATCCAGAGTCTGCTCAACTCCCGGCTGCGGGAGTACACGCGGGCCGATGAGGTATCCAAGCGAGTATCGGATCTTGAGGACTATCTCGCCGAGTCGCTGAAAGAAGACATCGACAGCATCCGCCGTCACATCGCGCAGCGCTGCACCCTGCCCTCGGTAGAGCTGGCTCCCCAAGTGCAGGTGCGCCCGGCGCTTGTAGGCGTCGAGTTGAACGTCATGGACTCCCATGGCCGCCGTTTTCCTTTGTCGTCCGCCGGCACCGGCCGCTCGCGCCGGATCTCGCTGGCCTTGTGGGAGAGCAGCAACGAACTCCTGGGGCAGCACGACGTCACGCAGGCACCCGAGTCGGATGTCCTGTTCGTCTACGACGAGCCCGACACCCATCTCGACTACGCCCATCAGCGGCGCATCATGGCGCTGCTTCAGCTACAGGCTTCGCGGCCCAACGCGCGCGTCATCGTGGCGACGCACTCGCTCAACCTGATCGACGGAGTCGACATCTCCTCCGTGGTGCACCTGCGTACCCAGGAAGGCCGGGTTCGGGCGGAGGTCCTGAACGATGACAGCGCGGACGAGGACGTGCGCCGACACCTGTCGACGATCGCGACAACGCTGGGCTTCCGCAACAGCGTCCTCCTGCACGAGCGGTTCTTCGTCGCTGTGGAGGGAGTATCGGAGACATCCGCGTTCCCCATCCTCTTTCGCAAGCACGCCAGCTTCCCGATCCAGTCTGCCGGGATCTGCCTGTGGGCCGGCGGCAGCAACGAAGGAGCGCTGCGATTCGCCCGTTTCCTCAAAGATCACGGCCGCGACGTCGCCTTTGTCGTCGACAAAGACAGCCGCACCAACCAGAGGCGCGCCTTCCGCGACGACAAGCTCAAGGAACACGGCTTCGACCTCGAGAAGGAGTGCTTCTACCTCGGCGCCCCCAATGAGCTTGAGGACCTGTTCACCGACGACGATTGGGCCGAGACGGCGAACGCACTGTGGAAGCCGAATCCCGAACGTGGCCCCTGGCAGCCCCAAGAGATCGTAGAGCTTCGGGCCGGCAAGTTCAGCTCGCAGCTGCTCGCCCTGCTCAAGGGCGGCTCTCCCGAAGGACCGCAGAACAAGGAAGACCTCATGGTCGGCATCGCAGCACACCTCGCTGCGGACCGCATCCCCGCCGCCCTGTCGACGATCTTCGACTCTCTCGTCAGTCGCGCGCAGAACGCGGGGCCGCATCTCTGGTAG